One genomic segment of Amycolatopsis sp. WQ 127309 includes these proteins:
- a CDS encoding cobalamin biosynthesis protein, with amino-acid sequence MPLRLGTTAAGLVTGYVADTLFGDPRRGHPVAIFGTAAAALERRVWADSKRRGAAYAGLSAFTAVGLGAALQTVTRRSPFARFAATAVCTWVVLGGRGLADEGAEMAKLLEAGEVPSARMRLSHLCARDATTLDSAGLTRAATESIAENTSDAVVAPLFWGAVAGLPGLLGYRALNTLDAMVGYRSPHYQEFGWAAARADDLVNLAPSRLGAALTAVCAPLVGGRAHTAWRIWRRDGGHHPSPNAGQVEAAFAGALGIRLGGTNSYGGEVERRARLGEGRDPEPVDLRRAVRLSRLVGAAALTVAAAVVGSVGIGRGRD; translated from the coding sequence GTGCCACTCCGTCTAGGGACAACCGCGGCCGGACTCGTTACCGGATATGTCGCCGACACCCTGTTCGGCGACCCCCGTCGGGGGCATCCGGTGGCGATCTTCGGTACCGCCGCGGCGGCTCTCGAACGCCGCGTGTGGGCCGACTCGAAGCGGCGCGGAGCCGCCTACGCGGGTTTGAGCGCCTTCACAGCTGTCGGCCTCGGCGCCGCGCTTCAGACTGTGACGCGGCGAAGTCCCTTCGCGCGCTTCGCGGCGACTGCCGTCTGTACGTGGGTGGTGCTTGGTGGACGTGGTCTCGCCGACGAAGGCGCGGAGATGGCGAAGCTGCTCGAAGCGGGCGAAGTCCCTTCGGCGCGTATGCGGCTCTCGCACCTCTGCGCGCGCGACGCGACGACGCTCGACTCCGCCGGGCTGACCCGCGCGGCGACCGAGTCGATCGCCGAGAACACGTCGGACGCCGTGGTCGCGCCGCTGTTCTGGGGCGCCGTCGCCGGGCTGCCGGGCCTGCTCGGCTACCGCGCGCTCAACACACTCGACGCGATGGTCGGCTACCGCTCACCGCACTACCAGGAGTTCGGCTGGGCGGCGGCGCGCGCCGACGACCTGGTGAACCTGGCCCCGTCCCGCCTCGGAGCCGCGCTAACGGCTGTATGCGCGCCCCTCGTCGGCGGCCGGGCGCACACGGCCTGGCGGATCTGGCGCCGCGACGGCGGGCACCACCCGAGCCCCAACGCGGGCCAGGTGGAGGCGGCGTTCGCGGGCGCGCTGGGCATCCGGCTGGGCGGCACGAACAGCTACGGCGGCGAGGTCGAGCGCCGGGCGCGGCTGGGCGAGGGACGTGACCCGGAGCCGGTCGACCTGCGCCGGGCGGTGCGGTTGTCCCGGCTGGTGGGTGCGGCCGCGCTGACTGTGGCTGCGGCTGTGGTGGGCAGCGTCGGGATCGGCCGTGGCCGCGATTAG
- a CDS encoding glutamate synthase subunit beta has translation MADPKGFLTTTREEPTRRPVDLRLMDWREVYEDFASTKLEKQAGRCMDCGIPFCHQGCPLGNLIPEWNTLVWREDWQQAADRLHATNNFPEFTGTLCPAPCETACVLGINDDPVTIKRVEISIIDRAFAEGWVTPEVPAARTGKKVAVVGSGPSGLAAAQQLTRAGHSVVVLERADRIGGLLRYGIPEFKMEKHRLDRRLAQMEAEGTEFRTSVNVGVDLSVAELRSSYDAVVLAGGATDWRDLPIPGRELDGIHQAMEFLPPANRVASGDLESSPFDAAGLDVVVIGGGDTGADCVGTSHRQGARSVTQLEIMPRPPEARSDAHPWPTYPMIYRVSSAHEEGGERLYSVNTQEFAADADGRVRALKLVEVRNEGGKFVPVPGSERELPAQLVLLAMGFLGPQKKGLIEDLGVELDARGNVARDKTFKTSLDNVFVAGDMGRGQSLIVWAIAEGRSAAAGVDAFLTGRGILPAPIAPTDRPLT, from the coding sequence ATGGCTGACCCCAAGGGCTTTCTGACCACCACGCGCGAAGAGCCGACGCGCCGTCCGGTCGACCTGCGGCTGATGGACTGGCGCGAGGTCTACGAGGACTTCGCGTCCACGAAGCTGGAGAAGCAGGCCGGCCGCTGCATGGACTGCGGCATCCCGTTCTGCCACCAGGGCTGCCCGCTCGGGAACCTCATCCCGGAGTGGAACACGCTGGTGTGGCGGGAGGACTGGCAGCAGGCGGCCGACCGGCTGCACGCGACCAACAACTTCCCGGAGTTCACCGGCACGCTGTGCCCGGCACCGTGCGAAACCGCGTGCGTGCTGGGGATCAACGACGATCCGGTGACCATCAAGCGCGTCGAGATCTCGATCATCGACCGCGCCTTCGCCGAGGGCTGGGTGACGCCGGAGGTGCCGGCCGCGCGCACCGGAAAGAAGGTCGCGGTGGTCGGGTCCGGCCCGTCGGGTCTTGCCGCGGCGCAGCAGCTCACGCGCGCGGGCCACAGCGTCGTGGTCCTCGAGCGGGCCGACAGGATCGGCGGGCTGCTGCGCTACGGCATTCCCGAGTTCAAGATGGAGAAGCACCGCCTGGACCGCCGGCTCGCGCAGATGGAAGCCGAGGGCACGGAGTTCCGCACCTCGGTGAACGTCGGCGTGGACCTGTCGGTCGCCGAGCTGCGGTCGTCGTACGACGCGGTGGTGCTGGCCGGTGGCGCCACGGACTGGCGCGACCTGCCGATCCCCGGCCGCGAGCTCGACGGCATCCACCAGGCGATGGAGTTCCTCCCGCCGGCCAACCGGGTCGCGTCGGGTGACCTCGAGTCGTCGCCCTTCGACGCTGCGGGCCTCGACGTCGTCGTCATCGGCGGCGGCGACACGGGCGCGGACTGCGTCGGGACGTCCCACCGCCAGGGCGCGCGGTCGGTGACGCAGCTGGAGATCATGCCGCGGCCGCCGGAGGCCCGGTCGGACGCCCACCCGTGGCCGACCTACCCGATGATCTACCGGGTGTCCTCGGCGCACGAAGAGGGCGGCGAGCGGCTGTACTCGGTGAACACGCAGGAGTTCGCGGCTGACGCCGACGGCCGGGTGCGCGCGCTGAAGCTGGTCGAGGTGCGCAACGAGGGCGGCAAGTTCGTCCCGGTCCCCGGTTCCGAACGCGAGCTGCCGGCGCAGCTGGTGCTGCTGGCGATGGGCTTCCTCGGACCGCAGAAGAAGGGTCTGATCGAGGACCTGGGCGTCGAGCTGGACGCGCGCGGCAACGTCGCACGCGACAAGACGTTCAAGACGAGCCTGGACAACGTGTTCGTCGCGGGCGACATGGGCCGAGGCCAGTCGCTGATCGTCTGGGCGATCGCGGAAGGCCGTTCCGCGGCGGCGGGCGTCGACGCGTTCCTGACGGGCCGCGGCATCCTGCCGGCCCCGATCGCCCCGACGGACCGCCCGCTGACGTGA
- a CDS encoding CbtA family protein, with protein MMKSLLVRGMLAGLIAGVLAFGFAYAFGEPPVDTSIGLEETLSHDHAHGTDADAGAGQAAEAPEEELVPRDIQSTVGLLAGVLVYAVAIGGLLSLAFAFVQGRLGSLRPRVTALLLTGGAFAVVFLIPFLKYPANPPAVGQPGTIGSRTELYFGFVAVSLLAGILATVFGRKLADRFGALNGFLLAAAGYLVVVALVAWLMPVVDEVPAAFPASTLWRFRTASIGTQATLWLALGLSFGALAEKSLTKKTPAAVIS; from the coding sequence ATGATGAAGTCCCTGCTGGTCCGCGGCATGCTCGCGGGCCTGATCGCCGGCGTGCTCGCGTTCGGTTTCGCCTACGCCTTCGGCGAGCCGCCGGTCGACACGTCCATCGGGCTCGAAGAGACCCTTTCCCACGACCATGCCCACGGGACGGACGCCGACGCCGGCGCCGGGCAGGCCGCCGAAGCGCCCGAAGAGGAGCTCGTCCCCCGCGACATCCAGAGCACCGTCGGGCTGCTGGCCGGCGTGCTGGTCTACGCCGTCGCGATCGGCGGGCTGCTCTCACTCGCCTTCGCGTTCGTCCAGGGCCGCCTCGGCAGCCTCCGCCCGCGGGTGACGGCGTTGCTGCTCACCGGCGGCGCGTTCGCCGTGGTGTTCCTGATCCCGTTCCTCAAGTACCCGGCCAACCCGCCCGCGGTGGGCCAGCCGGGCACGATCGGCTCGCGCACCGAGCTGTACTTCGGGTTCGTCGCCGTCTCCCTGCTCGCGGGCATCCTCGCGACGGTGTTCGGCCGCAAGCTCGCGGACCGGTTCGGCGCGCTCAACGGCTTCCTCCTCGCCGCGGCGGGCTACCTCGTGGTGGTCGCCCTGGTGGCGTGGCTGATGCCGGTGGTCGACGAGGTCCCCGCGGCTTTCCCGGCGTCGACGCTCTGGCGTTTCCGGACGGCGTCGATCGGCACCCAGGCCACGCTCTGGCTCGCCCTGGGCCTGTCTTTCGGGGCCCTCGCGGAGAAGTCGCTGACCAAGAAGACCCCGGCCGCCGTTATTTCGTGA
- a CDS encoding CbtB-domain containing protein, translated as MSQAAVPAVPLPVRIPIREIVPWAVFVVLLALIAVYFVSAEQGATSIFANMYVHEFVHDGRHLLAFPCH; from the coding sequence ATGTCGCAAGCGGCAGTCCCCGCCGTTCCGCTCCCGGTCCGGATCCCGATCCGTGAGATCGTCCCGTGGGCGGTGTTCGTGGTGCTCCTCGCCCTGATCGCGGTGTACTTCGTCAGCGCCGAGCAGGGCGCCACCTCGATCTTCGCGAACATGTACGTCCACGAGTTCGTGCACGACGGCCGGCACCTGCTGGCCTTCCCCTGCCACTGA
- a CDS encoding Dyp-type peroxidase, whose translation MSVDLSTTLSWTTASGDAATMLGELQPNILKAHVRDHLSALFLTFGEPAAARAFLVSVTGKMKSAKEHLAEVGGFKSGGAPGTPYVGAGLTAAGYRALGVENVPQDEAFLRGMAAPDTRRKLSDPPRSTFDPGYHGEIHAVVLVGDATDKAMTARRNEILDLLPDSVAVVAEETGLGRVNARGEGIEHFGYVDGRSQPLFLTEDVDAEKNNTDGINVWNPAAPLSQVLVPDTAAPDPGVHFGSYFVFRKLEQNVRRFKQAEADLADTLSLTGDDRERAGAMIIGRFEDGTPLTTQREDGAESPVSNNFTFDSDRDALKCPFQAHIRKTNPRGSGGAEAAADERLHLMARRGVTYGERPDDPNADLPPGARPSGGVGLLFMAFNSVLGNQFEFTQAIWADNPGFPIVDGVTPGLDPVIGQGARGSSDYTVDWGGSAQRAAEPVPQSVTLKGGEYFFMPSLAFLRSL comes from the coding sequence ATGTCTGTCGATCTGTCCACCACACTGTCCTGGACCACGGCGAGCGGTGACGCCGCCACGATGCTCGGCGAGTTGCAGCCGAACATCCTCAAAGCGCACGTGCGCGACCACCTTTCCGCGTTGTTCCTGACGTTCGGCGAGCCGGCGGCGGCGCGGGCGTTCCTCGTCTCGGTCACCGGGAAGATGAAGTCCGCCAAGGAACACCTCGCCGAGGTCGGCGGGTTCAAGAGCGGCGGCGCCCCCGGGACGCCGTACGTCGGCGCCGGGCTCACCGCGGCGGGCTACCGCGCGCTCGGCGTCGAGAACGTCCCGCAGGACGAGGCGTTCCTGCGGGGCATGGCGGCGCCGGACACGCGGCGGAAGCTGAGCGATCCGCCGCGCTCGACGTTCGATCCGGGCTACCACGGCGAAATCCACGCCGTCGTGCTCGTCGGCGACGCCACCGACAAGGCGATGACCGCGCGGCGCAACGAGATCCTCGACCTGCTGCCGGACTCCGTCGCCGTCGTGGCGGAGGAAACCGGGCTCGGCCGGGTCAACGCGCGCGGCGAAGGCATCGAGCACTTCGGCTACGTCGACGGCCGCAGCCAGCCGTTGTTCCTCACCGAAGACGTCGACGCGGAAAAGAACAACACCGACGGCATCAACGTCTGGAATCCGGCGGCGCCGCTTTCCCAGGTATTGGTGCCCGACACCGCGGCGCCGGATCCCGGCGTGCATTTCGGCAGTTACTTCGTTTTCCGCAAGCTGGAGCAGAACGTGCGCCGGTTCAAGCAGGCGGAAGCGGACCTGGCCGACACGCTGAGCCTCACCGGCGACGACCGCGAGCGCGCCGGCGCGATGATCATCGGCCGGTTCGAGGACGGCACGCCGCTGACCACCCAGCGGGAGGACGGCGCCGAGAGCCCGGTGTCGAACAACTTCACCTTCGACAGCGACCGCGACGCGCTCAAGTGCCCGTTCCAGGCGCACATCCGGAAGACGAACCCGCGCGGCTCGGGCGGCGCGGAAGCCGCGGCCGACGAACGCCTGCACCTGATGGCCCGCCGCGGCGTCACCTACGGCGAGCGTCCGGACGACCCGAACGCCGACCTGCCGCCCGGGGCGCGCCCGAGCGGCGGGGTCGGGCTGCTGTTCATGGCCTTCAACTCCGTGCTGGGCAACCAGTTCGAGTTCACCCAGGCGATCTGGGCGGACAACCCGGGCTTCCCGATCGTCGACGGCGTCACGCCGGGCCTGGACCCGGTGATCGGCCAGGGCGCGCGCGGGTCGTCGGACTACACGGTCGACTGGGGCGGCTCGGCGCAGCGCGCGGCGGAGCCGGTGCCGCAGTCGGTGACGCTCAAGGGCGGCGAATACTTCTTCATGCCGTCGCTCGCCTTCCTACGCTCGCTCTGA
- a CDS encoding helix-turn-helix transcriptional regulator: MRIELTLHDLIRVGLAAAADPMAELAASLQVLQRRDGGRNAASSAFNRWRHRVWQGLPDSAAVLMWLCRPDAPLPEFLLPAAGRYDLESGLTAVLKTDPTALKIGLRTAPADHELPGWATALADGDTAGLPRLVQAMQDYHELALAPSWDFVGAQVDADLGMRTQVLLHGGVDALLTGLRPMVRWAPPVLETDDRTAGGPVSEGTGLLLVPTYFAVCPALVTPAPGGIPRLLYPCVRQAFYGSGPDRAARPVRGNALADLLGPTRAAALTVLAVGCSTSELAARLGVTPSAVSKHATVLRRAGLIITHRERNTVLHSLTPLGSALLDS; this comes from the coding sequence GTGCGCATCGAGCTGACGTTGCACGACCTGATCCGCGTCGGGCTCGCCGCCGCGGCCGACCCGATGGCCGAGCTCGCCGCGAGCCTGCAGGTCCTGCAACGGCGTGACGGCGGGCGCAACGCGGCGTCGTCGGCGTTCAACCGCTGGCGGCACCGGGTGTGGCAGGGCCTGCCGGACTCGGCGGCCGTGCTGATGTGGCTCTGCCGCCCGGACGCGCCGCTCCCGGAGTTCCTGCTGCCGGCCGCGGGCCGCTACGACCTGGAGTCGGGACTCACGGCGGTGCTGAAGACGGACCCGACGGCGCTGAAGATCGGCTTGCGCACCGCGCCGGCCGACCACGAGCTCCCGGGCTGGGCGACGGCGCTCGCCGACGGCGATACCGCGGGCCTGCCGCGATTGGTCCAGGCCATGCAGGACTACCACGAACTGGCCCTCGCGCCGAGCTGGGACTTCGTCGGCGCCCAGGTGGACGCGGACCTCGGGATGCGCACGCAGGTGCTGCTCCACGGCGGCGTCGACGCGCTGCTGACCGGCCTGCGCCCGATGGTCCGCTGGGCGCCCCCGGTGCTGGAGACCGACGACCGCACCGCCGGCGGGCCCGTGTCGGAGGGCACCGGGCTGCTGCTGGTGCCGACGTACTTCGCGGTGTGCCCGGCGCTCGTCACGCCCGCCCCGGGCGGGATCCCGCGGCTGCTCTACCCGTGCGTCCGCCAGGCCTTCTACGGGTCGGGGCCCGACCGCGCGGCCCGGCCCGTGCGCGGCAACGCGCTGGCGGACCTGCTCGGCCCGACCCGCGCGGCGGCGCTGACGGTGCTGGCGGTCGGCTGCAGCACGTCCGAACTGGCGGCGCGGCTGGGCGTCACGCCGTCGGCGGTCAGCAAGCACGCGACGGTCCTGCGCCGCGCGGGGCTGATCATCACGCACCGGGAGCGCAACACGGTGCTGCACTCGCTGACCCCGCTGGGCAGCGCGCTGCTCGACAGCTGA
- a CDS encoding RICIN domain-containing protein, with protein sequence MTKIKRLMVTVAAAAGLLGLVAVPQAGAAPADGKGDVKVSSLAGVTLRHSKVADAAKQQRSTNRAAADVDPGPWLIVSAQSGRCWDADLNTIGANGTKVQLWDCNDTAPNQAFWLTQNPEGFYRFQNYQSNRYLDADLNSIGKNGTKVQLWDFIAGGKNQWWAGTVNPEGYLRLQSGASTRYLTAEGSAGTNGTRLQLWDFIAGGTSQWWS encoded by the coding sequence ATGACGAAGATCAAGCGACTGATGGTGACGGTCGCCGCGGCGGCGGGCCTGCTGGGCCTGGTCGCCGTACCGCAGGCCGGCGCGGCGCCGGCCGATGGCAAGGGGGATGTGAAGGTCTCTTCGCTGGCCGGGGTCACGCTCCGGCACTCGAAGGTGGCCGACGCGGCGAAGCAGCAGCGGTCCACCAACCGCGCGGCGGCCGACGTCGACCCGGGGCCGTGGCTGATCGTCTCCGCTCAGTCCGGCCGTTGCTGGGACGCGGATCTGAACACGATCGGCGCGAACGGCACGAAGGTGCAGCTCTGGGACTGCAACGACACGGCGCCGAACCAGGCGTTCTGGCTGACTCAGAACCCGGAGGGCTTCTACCGCTTCCAGAACTACCAGAGCAACCGGTACCTCGACGCCGACCTGAACTCGATCGGCAAGAACGGCACCAAGGTCCAGCTCTGGGACTTCATCGCCGGTGGCAAGAACCAGTGGTGGGCGGGCACCGTCAACCCGGAGGGCTACCTGCGGCTGCAGAGCGGCGCGAGCACGCGCTACCTGACCGCCGAGGGGTCGGCCGGGACGAACGGCACGCGCCTGCAGCTGTGGGACTTCATCGCGGGCGGCACGTCCCAGTGGTGGTCCTGA
- a CDS encoding cobyric acid synthase: MSGLLVAGTTSDAGKSLVTAGICRWLARRGVRVAPFKAQNMSNNSMVCADGAEIGRAQWLQARAARVEPEAAMNPVLLKPGNDRRSHVVALGKPFGTLEAGEYATGRAGLAEIAFAAYEDLSARCDVVVCEGAGSPAEINLRGGDYVNLGLARRFGLPVLVVGDIDRGGVLAAMFGTLALLSAEDQALVAGWVVNKFRGDVGLLRPGLDSLEKVTGRPVLGVLPWLHRVWIDSEDALAAAGWRREAHRGGLSVAVVRFPRASNATDVDALAAEPGVTVSLTADPDTVAAADVVVLPGSRATVDDLAWLRARGLDTALAARAAAGKPVLGICGGYQMLADSIVDDVESGAGEVPGLGLLPARVTFAEEKVLARPSGEWRGTRVDAYEIHHGSVTASAPLESFLDGHRAGAVWGTLWHGAFENDAFRRAWLTEATAQAGVSWTPSPDAPGFADLREDMLDRLADAVGEHLDTAALLTLLELGAPAGLPFVPPGAP, from the coding sequence ATGAGCGGCCTGCTCGTCGCCGGGACGACGTCCGATGCCGGGAAGAGCCTGGTCACCGCCGGGATCTGCCGGTGGCTCGCCCGGCGTGGGGTGCGCGTCGCACCCTTCAAAGCACAGAACATGTCCAACAACTCCATGGTCTGCGCCGACGGCGCCGAGATCGGGCGCGCCCAGTGGCTGCAGGCGCGGGCGGCGCGCGTCGAGCCCGAGGCCGCGATGAATCCCGTGCTGCTCAAGCCCGGGAATGACCGGCGCAGTCACGTCGTCGCGCTCGGGAAACCGTTCGGCACCCTCGAAGCGGGGGAGTACGCGACCGGCCGCGCCGGGCTCGCCGAGATCGCCTTCGCCGCCTACGAAGACCTCAGCGCGCGCTGCGACGTCGTCGTCTGCGAAGGCGCGGGCAGCCCCGCCGAGATCAACCTGCGCGGCGGCGACTACGTCAACCTGGGGCTGGCGCGGCGGTTCGGGCTGCCGGTGCTCGTCGTCGGCGACATCGACCGCGGTGGCGTGCTCGCCGCGATGTTCGGCACCCTCGCGCTGCTCTCGGCCGAGGACCAGGCGCTGGTCGCGGGCTGGGTCGTCAACAAGTTCCGCGGTGACGTCGGGCTGCTGCGCCCGGGCCTGGACAGCCTGGAGAAGGTCACCGGCCGGCCGGTGCTGGGCGTGCTGCCCTGGCTCCACCGGGTGTGGATCGACTCGGAGGACGCCCTGGCCGCGGCCGGCTGGCGCCGGGAGGCCCACCGCGGCGGCTTGAGCGTGGCCGTCGTCCGGTTCCCGCGCGCGTCCAACGCCACCGACGTCGACGCCCTCGCCGCCGAACCCGGCGTCACGGTGTCGCTGACCGCCGACCCGGACACGGTCGCCGCGGCGGACGTGGTCGTGCTGCCCGGTTCTCGCGCCACAGTCGACGACCTGGCCTGGCTGCGTGCCCGCGGTCTCGACACGGCGCTGGCGGCCCGCGCCGCGGCCGGGAAGCCGGTCCTCGGCATCTGCGGCGGCTACCAGATGCTCGCGGACTCCATTGTGGACGACGTCGAGTCCGGCGCCGGCGAGGTACCGGGCCTGGGCCTGCTGCCGGCCCGGGTGACGTTCGCCGAGGAGAAGGTGCTCGCTCGCCCGTCGGGCGAGTGGCGCGGCACCCGTGTAGACGCCTATGAGATCCACCACGGTTCGGTGACGGCGTCCGCGCCCCTGGAGTCCTTTCTGGACGGTCACCGCGCCGGCGCCGTCTGGGGCACGCTCTGGCACGGCGCCTTCGAGAACGACGCCTTCCGCCGCGCATGGCTCACCGAAGCGACGGCGCAGGCGGGCGTCTCGTGGACGCCGTCCCCGGACGCGCCGGGCTTCGCCGACCTGCGCGAGGACATGCTGGACCGGCTGGCGGACGCCGTCGGCGAGCACCTCGACACGGCGGCGCTGCTGACGTTGCTGGAACTGGGCGCGCCGGCGGGCCTGCCGTTCGTGCCGCCCGGAGCGCCCTGA
- a CDS encoding DeoR/GlpR family DNA-binding transcription regulator: MDRHERLSALLDMVGQRDKIDVEASAEELDVSPATIRRDLDHLAGRQLLTRTRGGAVASNVAYDLPLRHKAARNAPEKQRISAAAARLVERGMVLGLNGGTTSTEVARALALRPELAERDGSPALTVVTNALNIAHELAVRPNIKIVVTGGVARQHSFELTGPLASLFLDQITLDLVFLGVDAFDPERGAYAHHEGEASINRLLASRARQVVVIADSGKLGGHAFARICDTTAVHQLITDSGADPDQIAAFAAAGVEVVTA; encoded by the coding sequence TTGGACCGGCACGAACGGCTCAGCGCACTGCTGGACATGGTGGGGCAGCGGGACAAGATCGACGTCGAGGCCTCCGCGGAGGAGCTCGACGTCTCCCCCGCCACGATCCGGCGGGATCTGGACCACCTGGCCGGTCGCCAGCTGCTGACCCGCACGCGGGGCGGCGCGGTGGCGAGCAACGTCGCGTACGACCTGCCGTTGCGGCACAAGGCCGCGCGCAATGCGCCGGAGAAGCAGCGCATCAGCGCGGCCGCCGCACGGCTGGTCGAGCGCGGGATGGTGCTGGGCCTCAACGGCGGCACCACGAGCACAGAGGTCGCCCGCGCGCTGGCGCTGCGCCCGGAGCTGGCCGAGCGCGACGGCTCGCCGGCGCTGACGGTGGTGACGAACGCGCTCAACATCGCCCACGAGCTGGCGGTCCGCCCCAACATCAAGATCGTCGTGACGGGCGGCGTGGCCCGCCAGCACTCCTTCGAGCTGACGGGCCCGCTGGCCAGCCTGTTCCTCGACCAGATCACCCTGGACCTGGTGTTCCTGGGCGTGGACGCGTTCGACCCCGAGCGCGGCGCGTACGCCCACCACGAAGGCGAGGCGAGCATCAACCGCCTGCTGGCATCGCGAGCGCGTCAGGTGGTGGTGATAGCGGACAGCGGCAAACTGGGCGGCCACGCGTTCGCCCGCATCTGCGACACCACGGCGGTCCACCAGCTGATCACGGACTCGGGAGCGGACCCGGACCAGATAGCGGCCTTCGCAGCGGCGGGAGTCGAGGTCGTCACGGCCTGA
- a CDS encoding ROK family protein: MVAALDVGGTTIKAALLDEQLQPKATLRAETARSADGTALAEQVAEIVDMLAGQAGTVTPAAVGVVVPGIVDEETRICHFSANLDWREVHFGELLEDRLGLPVAFGHDVTAGGIAEFRVGAGQGARNAAFIPVGTGIAAALLLDGRIHRAGGQAGEVGHIDVGHSLKCGCGATGCLEAISSAAAIARRYTERTGRPADGAREVVDLARHGDEVAVEVVQDALDGLGHGIRTLLTLLGPEVIVLGGGLFTAADYVLEPVRDWLASHLTFQRMPELRIAKLGDEAGRLGAGLLALDRLAAH; the protein is encoded by the coding sequence ATGGTGGCGGCCCTCGACGTGGGCGGTACGACGATCAAGGCGGCGCTGCTCGACGAGCAGCTGCAGCCGAAGGCGACGCTGCGGGCCGAGACGGCGCGCAGCGCGGACGGCACGGCGCTGGCCGAGCAGGTGGCGGAGATCGTCGACATGCTGGCCGGGCAGGCCGGCACAGTGACACCGGCCGCGGTCGGCGTGGTGGTGCCGGGGATCGTCGACGAGGAGACCCGGATCTGCCACTTCTCCGCCAACCTCGACTGGCGCGAGGTCCACTTCGGCGAGCTGCTGGAGGACCGGCTGGGGCTGCCGGTGGCGTTCGGCCACGACGTCACCGCGGGCGGCATCGCCGAGTTCCGCGTCGGCGCCGGACAGGGCGCGCGGAACGCGGCGTTCATCCCGGTCGGCACCGGGATCGCGGCCGCGCTGCTGCTCGACGGCCGCATCCACCGCGCGGGCGGGCAGGCGGGCGAGGTCGGCCACATCGACGTCGGCCACTCGCTGAAGTGCGGCTGCGGCGCGACCGGCTGCCTGGAGGCGATTTCCTCGGCGGCGGCGATCGCCCGCCGCTACACCGAACGCACGGGCCGCCCCGCCGACGGCGCGCGGGAGGTCGTCGACCTGGCCCGCCACGGCGACGAGGTCGCGGTGGAGGTGGTCCAGGACGCGCTGGACGGCCTCGGCCACGGCATCCGGACGCTGCTGACGCTGCTCGGCCCGGAGGTGATCGTCCTGGGCGGCGGGCTGTTCACGGCGGCGGACTACGTGCTCGAGCCGGTGCGCGACTGGCTGGCGTCGCACCTGACTTTCCAGCGGATGCCGGAGCTGCGGATCGCGAAGCTGGGCGACGAGGCCGGGCGGCTGGGGGCGGGGCTGCTGGCCTTGGACCGGCTGGCGGCGCACTGA
- a CDS encoding DUF4190 domain-containing protein: MFDETRSTLSSHDQTTVRGLVDPAGTDGFAIASLVCGLLGLVPLGVVFGWRALVRIGGSGRSGRGLAIAGLTVSVVWLGLGVSLITTGPKHVTQAAPGPDHIQGLAIGDCLDADGEQVIRAACDAPHDEQIADRVDVSGGYATYPGLTTLRELAQPLCRIAGAAYFTHGTPPPDLEFLAHVPTESSWNAGAREATCTFGKPDGKLAGPLQP; this comes from the coding sequence TTGTTCGACGAAACACGCTCCACGCTGTCCAGCCACGACCAGACGACCGTCCGCGGGCTCGTCGATCCCGCCGGGACCGACGGGTTCGCGATCGCGTCGCTCGTCTGCGGGCTGCTCGGGCTCGTCCCGCTCGGCGTGGTGTTCGGCTGGCGCGCGCTCGTCCGGATCGGCGGCAGCGGCCGGTCCGGACGTGGGCTCGCGATCGCCGGGCTGACGGTCAGCGTGGTCTGGCTGGGCTTGGGCGTCAGCCTGATCACGACCGGGCCGAAACACGTCACGCAGGCGGCGCCCGGCCCGGACCACATCCAGGGCTTGGCGATCGGCGACTGCCTGGACGCGGACGGCGAGCAGGTGATCCGGGCCGCCTGCGACGCGCCGCACGACGAGCAGATCGCCGACCGGGTCGACGTCAGCGGCGGGTACGCGACCTACCCGGGGCTCACCACGCTGCGGGAGCTGGCGCAGCCGTTGTGCCGGATCGCGGGGGCGGCGTACTTCACCCACGGCACCCCGCCGCCCGACCTGGAGTTCCTGGCGCACGTCCCGACCGAGTCGTCCTGGAACGCCGGGGCCCGGGAGGCGACCTGCACCTTCGGAAAGCCGGACGGCAAGCTCGCCGGGCCGCTCCAGCCCTGA